Proteins from one Gasterosteus aculeatus chromosome 11, fGasAcu3.hap1.1, whole genome shotgun sequence genomic window:
- the angptl8 gene encoding angiopoietin-like protein 8, whose translation MYTCDIRRTQHPPTSSSCQHLHSCNRQIKKERFPHLKKILHQTGMMKTIWGPWLLCLAASFQAAHAGPVVQTGRTEDKAAPEQEVNVLMFGVIQLSESLNYVFETTEAKIAKIHQTLRSHEGTLQNLGRETEHAARVEKQMKEVIQLLQNQMAEQRAQTKMTRDCLASLEQEEAELKTKVQKLEMYLHTNMSIKGLQERAKEQANLLKGLQHLTQYQKENIETQNKKLSELQKMSETMS comes from the exons ATGTACACATGCGATATAAGGCGCACGCAACACCCTCCTACTTCATCCTCCTGCCAACATCTGCACAGCTGCaatagacaaataaaaaaagaaagatttcctcatttaaaaaaaatcttgcatcaGACCGGTATGATGAAGACGATCTGGGGTCCGTGGCTGCTCTGCTTGGCCGCGAGCTTCCAAGCGGCCCACGCGGGTCCGGTCGTGCAGAccgggaggacggaggacaAGGCCGCGCCGGAGCAAGAGGTCAACGTGCTCATGTTTGGTGTCATACAGCTAAGCGAATCCCTGAACTATGTTTTTGAAACCACCGAGGCAAAGATCGCCAAAATACATCAAACTTTGAGGAGCCACGAGGGGACTCTCCAAAATCTGGGGAGGGAGACCGAGCACGCTGCCCGCGTGGAGAAACAGATGAAAGAGGTGATACAGCTGCTTCAG AACCAGATGGCCGAGCAACGGGCTCAGACCAAGATGACTAGAGACTGCCTGGCCAGCTTGGAGCAGGAAGAGGCGGAGCTGAAAACCAAAGTGCAGAAGTTGGAGATGTATCTCCACACCAACATGAGCATCAAAGGGCTGCAG GAAAGAGCAAAGGAGCAAGCCAACCTCTTGAAAGGTTTACAGCATTTGACCCAGTACCAAAAAGAGAATATTGAGACTCAGAATAAGAAGCTCTCCGAACTCCAGAAGATG AGTGAAACTATGTCATAG